Proteins co-encoded in one Gadus morhua chromosome 6, gadMor3.0, whole genome shotgun sequence genomic window:
- the vgll4l gene encoding vestigial like 4 like, which yields MAVANFHYITRMSSGFKVYILEGQPNLRSEDRYRHMTTERVRGPAVYPIKRKRSHDHGLTLEERRERALSRSRGPQRAPVLPVPPSPTSTWSPSPSPTSPLPHHAYYAPVMDEPLALIKRPRREESDGTKDKTTGSAPSQAQMRPSVITCLSSVRSSGTMSRSEVHGRHSSVTSDSSYDHGVEEHFQRSLGAAYRRAHPQQASIGVSVDDHFAKALGEKWLQIKSKSSSCSSTPPSSPSVTHSPVYGLNLAHKGGCSTSSPTSGPWVLH from the exons ATGGCTGTGGCCAATTTTCACTATATAACCCGGATGAGCAGCGGCTTCAAGGTCTACATCTTGGAAG GTCAGCCCAACCTGAGGAGTGAGGACCGGTACAGACACATGACCACCGAACGGGTTCGAGGCCCCGCCGTCTACCCAATCAAGCGCAAGCGCAGCCACGACCATGGCCTGACTCTGGAGGAAAG GCGAGAGAGGGCCCTGAGCCGCAGCAGGGGCCCCCAGAGAGCCCCTGTGCTCCCCGTCCCACCGAGCCCCACGTCGACCTGGAGCCCGAGCCCAAGCCCCACAAGCCCCCTGCCCCACCACGCCTACTACGCCCCGGTCATGGACGAGCCGCTGGCCCTCATCAAGAGGCCACGGCGGGAGGAATCTGACGGCACAAAGGACAAGACGACAGGCTCCGCCCCCAGCCAAGCGCAG ATGCGTCCCTCTGTGATAACCTGTTTGTCTTCGGTCCGGAGCTCTGGAACCATGTCGAGGTCTGAGGTCCACGGCAGGCACTCATCAG TGACCTCCGACAGCAGCTACGACCACGGGGTGGAGGAGCACTTCCAGAGGAGCCTAGGAGCGGCGTACCGGCGCGCCCACCCCCAGCAGGCCTCCATCGGCGTCTCCGTGGACGACCATTTCGCCAAGGCCCTGGGCGAGAAGTGGCTCCAGATCAAGTCCAAGTcctcgtcctgctcctccacgCCCCCCAGCTCACCCAGCGTCACGCACTCACCCGTCTACGGCCTGAACCTGGCCCACAAGGGGGGCTGCAGCACCTCCTCGCCGACCTCCGGCCCCTGGGTCCTCCACTGA